In Streptomyces hawaiiensis, one genomic interval encodes:
- a CDS encoding ROK family protein has product MRHVIALDVGGTGMKAALAGPGGEVLHRARRATGRAQGPDAVVAGILDFAAELRAYGTEQLGTPASAAGVAVPGIVDEARGVAVYAANLGWRDVPLRALLAERLGVPVALGHDVRTGGLAEGRLGAGRGADRFLFVALGTGIAGAIGVDGRVEAGAHGFAGEIGHIVVRPGGTPCPCGQHGCLERFASAAAVSEAWAAASGDPGADAADCAKAVESGDPTAQAVWQEAIDALADGLVTALTLLDPRTLIIGGGLAESGETLFTPLREAIRSRITFQKQPSIVPAALGDGAGCLGAGLLAWDLLDRTDRTEVTP; this is encoded by the coding sequence GTGAGACATGTCATCGCCCTCGACGTGGGCGGCACCGGAATGAAGGCCGCCCTGGCCGGCCCGGGGGGCGAGGTGCTGCACCGGGCCCGTCGCGCCACCGGACGCGCCCAGGGACCGGACGCCGTCGTCGCGGGCATCCTCGACTTCGCCGCCGAGCTGCGCGCCTACGGCACCGAGCAGCTGGGCACGCCCGCGTCCGCCGCCGGCGTGGCCGTCCCCGGCATCGTCGACGAGGCGCGCGGCGTCGCCGTCTACGCGGCCAACCTCGGCTGGCGCGACGTCCCGCTGCGCGCCCTGCTGGCGGAGCGGCTGGGTGTCCCGGTCGCCCTCGGGCACGACGTGCGCACCGGCGGCCTCGCCGAGGGCCGCCTCGGCGCGGGCCGGGGCGCGGACCGATTCCTGTTCGTGGCCCTGGGCACCGGCATCGCGGGCGCCATCGGCGTCGACGGCCGGGTCGAAGCGGGCGCACACGGCTTCGCGGGCGAGATCGGCCACATCGTCGTACGCCCCGGCGGAACCCCCTGCCCGTGCGGGCAGCACGGCTGCCTGGAGCGCTTCGCCTCGGCGGCGGCCGTGAGCGAGGCCTGGGCGGCGGCCTCGGGCGACCCGGGCGCGGACGCGGCGGACTGCGCGAAGGCCGTCGAATCCGGCGACCCGACGGCCCAGGCGGTCTGGCAGGAAGCCATCGACGCCCTCGCCGACGGCCTGGTCACGGCCCTCACGCTGCTCGACCCGCGCACCCTGATCATCGGTGGCGGGCTGGCCGAGTCGGGAGAAACCTTGTTCACACCTCTGCGGGAAGCGATCCGCAGCCGCATCACCTTCCAGAAGCAGCCGTCGATCGTCCCCGCCGCGCTGGGGGACGGTGCCGGTTGCCTGGGGGCAGGCCTGCTGGCCTGGGATCTTCTCGACCGGACGGACCGTACGGAGGTAACGCCCTGA
- the nagA gene encoding N-acetylglucosamine-6-phosphate deacetylase: protein MRLRRGARPATHNPHPATSGTPTVLAGATVVLPTGAVRDGRLVIDGTRITTTAPEDATVIDVTDHYVIPGFVDLHNHGGGGASFTSGTVDDILKGVHTHRLHGTTTLVASTVTGDMDFLTRRAGLLSELAEQGEIAGVHFEGPFISPCRKGAHSEALLRDPHPADVRKLIDAARGQARMLTLATELPGGLDSVRLLADHGVIAAIGHTDATYEQTVEAIDAGATVATHLFNAMPPLGHRSPGPIAALLEDDRITVELINDGTHLHPAALRLAFHHAGADRVAFITDAMDAAGFGDGRYWLGPLEVEVADGVARLVGDGAIAGSTLTLDRAFKRAVTVDGLSVEDAVRALSATPARLLGLDDTIGSLEPGKHADLLILDSAYDLKGVMRRGEWLVGPQLG from the coding sequence ATGCGGCTCCGCCGCGGGGCGCGACCAGCCACACACAACCCGCACCCCGCAACGTCGGGAACCCCCACAGTCCTCGCCGGCGCCACCGTGGTCCTCCCGACCGGAGCCGTCCGCGATGGCCGGCTGGTCATCGACGGCACCCGCATCACCACCACGGCCCCGGAAGACGCGACGGTCATCGACGTAACAGACCACTACGTCATCCCCGGCTTCGTCGACCTCCACAACCACGGCGGCGGCGGAGCCTCCTTCACCTCCGGCACGGTCGACGACATCCTCAAGGGCGTCCACACCCACCGCCTGCACGGCACGACCACCCTGGTCGCCTCCACCGTCACCGGCGACATGGACTTCCTCACCCGGCGCGCGGGCCTGCTGAGCGAACTCGCCGAGCAGGGCGAGATCGCCGGCGTCCACTTCGAGGGCCCGTTCATCTCCCCCTGCCGCAAGGGCGCCCACTCCGAGGCCCTCCTGCGCGACCCCCACCCCGCGGACGTCCGCAAGCTGATCGACGCGGCCCGGGGCCAGGCCAGGATGCTCACTCTGGCCACCGAACTCCCCGGCGGCCTCGACTCCGTACGCCTCCTCGCCGACCACGGAGTGATCGCGGCGATCGGCCACACGGACGCGACGTACGAGCAGACGGTGGAGGCCATCGACGCGGGCGCCACGGTCGCCACCCACCTCTTCAACGCGATGCCCCCGCTCGGCCACCGCTCCCCCGGCCCGATCGCGGCTCTCCTGGAGGACGACCGGATCACGGTCGAGCTGATCAACGACGGAACGCACCTGCACCCGGCGGCGCTCCGGCTGGCGTTCCACCACGCGGGCGCGGACCGGGTCGCCTTCATCACGGACGCGATGGACGCGGCCGGTTTCGGCGACGGCCGCTACTGGCTGGGCCCGCTGGAGGTGGAGGTCGCGGACGGCGTGGCCCGCCTGGTGGGGGACGGCGCGATCGCCGGCTCGACGCTCACCCTGGACCGCGCGTTCAAGCGGGCGGTCACGGTCGACGGCCTCTCCGTCGAGGACGCGGTGCGGGCCCTGTCCGCCACCCCGGCCCGCCTGCTCGGCCTGGACGACACGATCGGCTCACTGGAGCCCGGAAAACACGCCGACCTGCTGATCCTGGACTCCGCGTACGACCTGAAGGGCGTCATGCGCCGGGGCGAATGGCTGGTCGGTCCCCAACTGGGCTGA
- a CDS encoding 1-phosphofructokinase family hexose kinase has product MILTVTLNTALDITYRVRSLRPHASHRVSEVTERPGGKGVNVARVLAALGHEVTVTGFTGGATGRVVQERLAAVPGVVDALVPLAGATRRTIAVVDDRTGDTTQLNEPGPMVAPGEWSAFQEAYDDLLASASAVALCGSLPPGVPVGAYAGLVRTARSFGVPVLLDTSGEPLRRGVAARPDIIKPNAEELAELTGSHEPLRATQDARRRGAGAVVASLGPEGLLAATREGRWRSTPPTPLRGNPTGAGDAVVAGLLSGLTEHLPWPDRLTRATALAAATVAAPVAGEFDRGVYEELLGRVTVSGEVSAA; this is encoded by the coding sequence GTGATCCTCACGGTCACGCTGAACACCGCTCTCGACATCACCTACCGCGTACGGTCCCTCAGGCCGCACGCCTCCCACCGCGTCTCCGAGGTGACGGAACGCCCCGGCGGCAAGGGCGTCAACGTGGCCCGGGTGCTCGCGGCCCTCGGGCACGAGGTGACGGTGACGGGGTTCACGGGCGGGGCGACGGGCCGGGTCGTGCAGGAGAGGCTCGCGGCGGTACCGGGTGTCGTGGACGCGCTCGTCCCGCTCGCCGGGGCGACCCGCCGCACCATCGCCGTGGTCGACGACCGGACCGGCGACACGACCCAGCTGAACGAACCGGGCCCGATGGTCGCGCCCGGCGAGTGGTCGGCGTTCCAGGAGGCCTACGACGACCTCCTCGCCTCCGCCTCCGCGGTGGCCCTGTGCGGCAGCCTGCCCCCAGGTGTCCCGGTGGGCGCGTACGCGGGCCTGGTCCGCACGGCCCGCTCCTTCGGTGTCCCGGTCCTCCTGGACACCAGCGGCGAGCCCCTGCGCCGGGGCGTCGCGGCCCGCCCCGACATCATCAAGCCGAACGCTGAGGAACTGGCGGAACTGACCGGTTCCCACGAACCGCTGCGCGCCACCCAGGACGCCCGCCGCCGGGGCGCGGGCGCGGTGGTCGCGTCCCTCGGTCCCGAGGGCCTCCTCGCCGCCACCCGGGAAGGCCGCTGGCGATCCACCCCACCGACCCCGCTACGAGGCAACCCGACAGGCGCCGGCGACGCGGTGGTAGCGGGCCTGCTGTCAGGCCTGACCGAACACCTCCCCTGGCCGGACCGCCTGACCCGCGCGACGGCCCTCGCGGCAGCGACGGTGGCAGCACCGGTTGCCGGGGAATTCGACCGGGGGGTGTACGAGGAGCTGCTGGGGAGGGTGACGGTTTCGGGGGAGGTCAGCGCGGCCTAG
- a CDS encoding carbohydrate-binding protein — translation MTPGNNGASTPEDDDPFGYLYADGQANGAQPPSGGYGYPNSVNRVRAVGTRPYGQPQAAQTAPYGQVPQQQAAHSRPNAHYAAPETLPGGAQTAQQQMPGGGGGRGGRGPNTKGLLIGAIAVVAAVVIGIGVAMLGGDKDKDKASDEVGTNPNQSQESKPSPSTSKAGQSKADLPEIDAKALRLGGGATLSQDVKGAQSDGGIYVGNLNQVGSSVTWTVNGVPKDGAYTVFARYSTVDEDQEMTLTVNGKPFGNKLNMGNFTHTSDGDFAKGWTKTYAWPTLNKGTNTISLSCQDGDKCNVLLDQLWLKAGQVED, via the coding sequence ATGACGCCCGGCAACAACGGCGCGAGCACGCCCGAGGACGACGACCCGTTCGGCTATCTCTACGCCGACGGGCAGGCCAACGGAGCCCAGCCGCCGTCCGGGGGCTACGGCTACCCGAACTCGGTCAACCGGGTGCGAGCGGTCGGTACCCGCCCGTACGGCCAGCCGCAGGCCGCTCAGACCGCGCCCTACGGCCAGGTCCCGCAGCAGCAGGCTGCCCACAGCCGGCCGAACGCACACTACGCGGCGCCGGAAACCCTGCCGGGCGGTGCGCAGACCGCGCAGCAGCAGATGCCCGGCGGCGGTGGCGGCCGGGGTGGCCGCGGCCCCAACACCAAGGGCCTGCTGATCGGCGCGATCGCGGTGGTCGCCGCGGTCGTCATCGGCATCGGCGTGGCCATGCTGGGCGGCGACAAGGACAAGGACAAGGCGTCCGACGAGGTGGGCACGAACCCGAACCAGTCCCAGGAATCGAAGCCGAGCCCTTCGACCAGCAAGGCCGGCCAGAGCAAGGCGGACCTGCCTGAGATCGACGCCAAGGCGCTGCGCCTCGGCGGCGGCGCGACCCTCAGCCAGGACGTCAAGGGCGCCCAGTCCGACGGCGGCATCTACGTCGGGAACCTCAACCAGGTGGGCTCCTCCGTCACCTGGACCGTCAACGGTGTCCCCAAGGACGGTGCCTACACGGTCTTCGCCCGCTACAGCACGGTGGACGAGGATCAGGAGATGACCCTCACCGTCAACGGAAAGCCGTTCGGCAACAAGCTGAACATGGGCAACTTCACGCACACCTCGGACGGCGACTTCGCCAAGGGCTGGACGAAGACGTACGCCTGGCCGACCCTCAACAAGGGCACCAACACGATCTCGCTGTCCTGCCAGGACGGCGACAAGTGCAACGTCCTGCTGGACCAGCTGTGGCTGAAGGCGGGCCAGGTCGAGGACTGA
- the cdgB gene encoding diguanylate cyclase CdgB — MESESEPYVRLASLRQLHQVMADMNTARSLADTLQTVAEGVVAALGYELACVNLVRPDGDLVVAAFAGNPAAEALITGRVGSRDSWERRLGMGEHWGDLVFIPHTEGWVLDDDDVPQWYTDGPAPRFEDEWHPADRLFAPMYAPGPQGSAAGGELIGVLSVDRPRNGRRPGAWGREALQMYAFQAAIAISNARLRANMQRALVRLEREQQALRASEESFRQAFEYAPSGMAIAEMGGDQHGRILRTNDALCRLLGRPASAMRRYSFSDLVHPEDIGTLLRTSAEGGRAELRLGRRDGTYVWVSLRNSVVADAADGPRFLLTHVEDIEERKRRELQLAHRASHDSLTGLPNSAELRSRLSSRLCQRATSPHTAVESVDAAYGHPAFDVVGPGFDFRQGVEPYDAYDHHVHTVAPDGDHDDGTKGLAVLFCDLDGFKSINDRFGHNAGDAVLIEVARRLSNGVRDGDTVARLGGDEFVILADGLGRADAQDLAVRLRNEIIQPIRAEGRAVRVGASFGIGWAHCGMTADEVLKSADERMYVEKRSRPKQHRRAG, encoded by the coding sequence ATGGAGAGCGAGTCGGAGCCCTACGTCCGCCTTGCGTCCCTGCGACAACTGCACCAGGTCATGGCCGACATGAACACGGCCCGCAGCCTGGCGGACACACTGCAGACCGTCGCGGAGGGCGTCGTCGCGGCCCTCGGTTACGAGCTGGCGTGTGTGAACCTCGTACGGCCGGACGGCGATCTCGTCGTCGCCGCCTTCGCCGGGAACCCCGCCGCCGAGGCCCTCATCACCGGCCGCGTCGGCTCGCGCGATTCCTGGGAACGCCGCCTCGGCATGGGGGAGCACTGGGGCGACCTGGTGTTCATACCGCACACCGAGGGCTGGGTCCTCGACGACGACGACGTCCCGCAGTGGTACACCGACGGCCCCGCCCCCCGATTCGAGGACGAGTGGCACCCGGCCGACCGGCTCTTCGCCCCCATGTACGCGCCGGGCCCGCAGGGCAGCGCGGCGGGCGGCGAGCTGATCGGCGTGCTCTCCGTGGACCGGCCGCGCAACGGCCGCCGGCCCGGCGCCTGGGGCCGCGAGGCGCTCCAGATGTACGCCTTCCAGGCCGCCATCGCGATCAGCAACGCCCGGCTGCGCGCCAACATGCAGCGCGCGCTGGTCCGCCTGGAGCGCGAACAGCAGGCGCTGCGGGCAAGTGAGGAAAGCTTCAGGCAGGCCTTCGAGTACGCACCGTCCGGCATGGCCATCGCCGAGATGGGCGGTGACCAGCACGGCCGGATCCTGCGCACGAACGACGCGCTGTGCCGGCTGCTGGGCCGCCCCGCCTCCGCGATGCGCCGCTACTCGTTCTCCGACCTGGTCCATCCCGAGGACATAGGCACCCTGCTGCGGACCTCGGCGGAGGGCGGACGCGCGGAGCTCCGCCTCGGCCGCCGCGACGGTACGTACGTGTGGGTCTCGCTGCGCAACAGCGTCGTCGCGGACGCCGCCGACGGGCCGCGCTTCCTGCTCACGCACGTCGAGGACATCGAGGAGCGCAAGCGCCGCGAGCTCCAGCTCGCTCACCGCGCCTCCCACGACTCGCTCACCGGCCTGCCCAACTCCGCGGAGCTGCGCTCCCGCCTGTCGTCCCGGCTCTGCCAGCGGGCCACGTCCCCGCACACCGCCGTCGAGTCCGTCGACGCGGCCTACGGCCATCCCGCGTTCGACGTGGTCGGGCCCGGCTTCGACTTCCGGCAGGGCGTCGAGCCGTACGACGCCTACGACCACCATGTGCACACCGTCGCGCCGGACGGGGACCACGACGACGGCACCAAGGGCCTCGCCGTGCTGTTCTGCGACCTCGACGGCTTCAAGTCGATCAACGACCGGTTCGGGCACAACGCGGGTGACGCGGTTCTCATCGAGGTGGCCCGGCGGCTGAGCAACGGCGTCCGTGACGGCGACACGGTCGCCCGGCTCGGGGGTGACGAATTCGTCATCCTGGCCGACGGACTCGGCCGGGCCGACGCGCAGGACCTCGCGGTCCGGCTCCGCAACGAGATCATCCAGCCCATCCGTGCCGAGGGGCGGGCCGTCCGGGTGGGCGCCAGCTTCGGCATCGGATGGGCACACTGTGGAATGACGGCGGACGAAGTGTTGAAATCCGCTGACGAGCGGATGTACGTCGAGAAACGATCTCGTCCCAAACAACACAGACGCGCCGGGTGA
- a CDS encoding flavin reductase family protein, with protein MPNTPAAPSPIIPSPASGHAEGVSNDEFRAAMSRLASGVVLVTAQEPSLDPDDPSAPDVEDVGMTATAFMSVSLDPPLVLVSLREGSRMDDLLEEQDLWAVSVLSESQRHIAGRFAMKGRLSDRLLFADIPYTRGEYTDAPLVGGALAVLECRTEQRVRVGDHTLVIGRVLTASVPSAEGGPLTYFRGRYRQLG; from the coding sequence GTGCCGAACACTCCCGCTGCCCCGTCCCCGATCATTCCGTCGCCCGCCTCCGGGCATGCTGAGGGGGTGAGCAACGACGAGTTCCGCGCCGCCATGTCCCGGCTGGCCTCGGGTGTGGTCCTGGTGACCGCGCAGGAGCCCTCGCTCGACCCGGACGACCCCTCGGCGCCGGATGTCGAGGACGTGGGCATGACGGCCACGGCCTTCATGTCGGTGTCCCTGGACCCGCCCCTGGTGCTGGTGAGCCTGCGCGAGGGCTCCCGCATGGACGACCTGCTGGAGGAGCAGGACCTGTGGGCGGTCTCGGTCCTCTCCGAGAGCCAGCGGCACATCGCGGGCCGTTTCGCGATGAAGGGCCGCCTCAGCGACCGGCTGCTGTTCGCCGACATCCCCTACACACGCGGCGAGTACACCGACGCCCCGCTGGTCGGCGGCGCCCTGGCCGTCCTGGAGTGCCGCACCGAGCAGCGCGTCCGGGTGGGCGACCACACCCTGGTCATCGGCCGCGTCCTGACCGCCTCCGTCCCCAGTGCGGAGGGCGGCCCTCTGACGTACTTCCGGGGCCGGTACCGGCAGTTGGGCTGA
- the arfB gene encoding alternative ribosome rescue aminoacyl-tRNA hydrolase ArfB, whose translation MDGMSGPHVIRGSVSLPEAELMWRFSRSSGPGGQHVNTSDSKVELSFDLAKTEALPAVWKQRALERLAGRLIDGVVTVRSSEHRSQWRNREAAAVRLTALLAEATAPPPKPRKPTRIPRGINERRLREKKQRSETKRGRGARDWG comes from the coding sequence ATGGACGGCATGTCCGGTCCCCATGTCATCCGTGGCTCCGTCTCCCTGCCCGAGGCCGAGCTCATGTGGCGTTTCTCGCGGTCGTCGGGCCCGGGCGGGCAGCACGTCAACACCAGCGACTCCAAGGTCGAGCTGAGCTTCGACCTGGCGAAGACCGAGGCGCTGCCCGCGGTGTGGAAGCAGCGGGCCCTGGAGCGGCTGGCCGGGCGCCTGATCGACGGCGTCGTCACCGTACGGTCCTCCGAGCACCGCTCCCAGTGGCGCAACCGTGAGGCAGCGGCCGTACGCCTCACCGCGCTCCTGGCCGAGGCCACCGCACCCCCGCCCAAGCCCCGCAAGCCGACCCGGATCCCCCGGGGTATCAACGAGCGGCGGCTGCGGGAGAAGAAGCAGCGCTCGGAGACGAAGCGGGGGCGCGGCGCGCGGGACTGGGGCTAG
- a CDS encoding TerD family protein — translation MAVSLSKGGNVSLTKEAPGLTAVTVGLGWDVRTTTGTDFDLDASAIAVNTQGKVYSDAHFVFFNNKETPDSTIVHTGDNRTGEGAGDDEAINVNLAGLPADIEKIVFPVSIYDAENRSQNFGQVRNAYIRIVNQAGGAEIARYDLSEDAATETAMVFGELYRNGAEWKFRAVGQGYASGLVGIAQDFGVNV, via the coding sequence ATGGCTGTAAGCCTGTCCAAGGGTGGCAACGTCTCGCTCACCAAGGAGGCTCCGGGCCTGACCGCCGTCACCGTGGGCCTCGGCTGGGACGTCCGCACCACCACCGGCACGGACTTCGACCTCGACGCCTCCGCGATCGCGGTCAACACGCAGGGCAAGGTCTACTCTGACGCCCACTTCGTCTTCTTCAACAACAAGGAGACCCCGGACAGCACGATCGTCCACACCGGTGACAACCGCACGGGTGAAGGCGCCGGCGACGACGAGGCGATCAACGTCAACCTCGCCGGCCTCCCGGCCGACATCGAGAAGATCGTCTTCCCGGTGTCGATCTACGACGCGGAGAACCGCTCGCAGAACTTCGGCCAGGTGCGCAACGCCTACATCCGCATCGTCAACCAGGCCGGCGGCGCGGAGATCGCCCGCTACGACCTGTCGGAGGACGCGGCCACGGAGACGGCCATGGTCTTCGGCGAGCTCTACCGCAACGGCGCGGAGTGGAAGTTCCGCGCGGTCGGCCAGGGCTACGCCTCGGGCCTGGTCGGCATCGCCCAGGACTTCGGTGTGAACGTCTGA
- a CDS encoding M1 family metallopeptidase: protein MVSCARRIAIVARSVRLVPTLPAATLLVAALVLTGCGGGVHGTPGGSGVRDPYFPKAGNGGYDVTHYGLRLAYDPDAHHLTGTATLTARAAKDLSAFNLDLLGMEVEKVTVGGESARWNRAGQELTVRPHGDIDRDETFRVTVRYSGAPETVTDPDGSQEGWLRTTDGVLALGEPTGAMAWFPGNHHPSDKAAYDLTVTVPQGLRAVSNGELRSERTARGRTTFVWHSGEPMASYLATLAIGRFDISRSRAGDGPPVYTAVDPAEAAASRAVLGRIPEVLRWAERRFGPYPFSTAGAIVDRAPDVGYALETQSRPVFPGAPGITLLVHEFAHQWYGDSVTPKSWRDMWLNEGFATYAEWLWEEDHGGDSAQETFDALYSGEYFDTEAAGQEIWEFPPADPPSAARISDPPVYWRGAMALQKVRQAVGDDRFFSMLRGWAAEYRYGNADTADFTAYVEQQAPGEDFEGIWEDWLYGEGKPEGA, encoded by the coding sequence ATGGTGTCATGCGCCCGTAGGATCGCGATCGTGGCCCGATCTGTACGTCTTGTCCCCACGCTGCCCGCAGCCACCCTGCTCGTCGCCGCTCTCGTCCTCACCGGGTGCGGCGGCGGCGTGCACGGCACCCCGGGCGGCTCCGGCGTCCGCGACCCGTACTTCCCGAAGGCCGGCAACGGCGGCTACGACGTCACCCACTACGGCCTGCGTCTCGCCTACGACCCCGACGCCCACCACCTCACCGGCACGGCCACTCTCACCGCCCGCGCGGCCAAGGACCTCTCCGCGTTCAACCTCGACCTGCTCGGTATGGAGGTCGAGAAGGTCACCGTCGGTGGCGAGAGCGCCCGCTGGAACCGCGCCGGGCAGGAACTCACCGTCCGGCCGCACGGCGACATCGACCGGGACGAGACGTTCCGCGTGACCGTGCGCTACTCCGGCGCACCCGAGACCGTCACCGACCCTGACGGCTCCCAGGAGGGCTGGCTGCGCACCACGGACGGGGTGCTCGCGCTGGGCGAGCCGACGGGGGCGATGGCGTGGTTCCCCGGCAACCACCACCCCTCCGACAAGGCGGCGTACGACCTCACGGTGACCGTGCCGCAGGGGCTGCGAGCCGTGTCCAACGGGGAGTTGCGAAGCGAGAGGACCGCACGGGGGCGTACGACGTTCGTATGGCACTCCGGTGAGCCGATGGCGAGTTACCTCGCCACGCTCGCGATCGGCCGCTTCGACATCAGCCGCTCCAGGGCCGGGGACGGTCCGCCCGTGTACACGGCGGTCGACCCGGCGGAGGCGGCGGCGAGCCGGGCCGTGCTCGGGCGGATCCCCGAGGTGCTGCGGTGGGCGGAACGGCGGTTCGGGCCGTACCCCTTCTCCACCGCCGGCGCGATCGTCGACCGCGCGCCCGATGTCGGCTACGCGCTGGAGACCCAGAGCCGGCCGGTCTTCCCCGGCGCCCCCGGCATCACGCTCCTCGTCCATGAGTTCGCCCACCAGTGGTACGGCGACTCCGTCACGCCGAAGAGCTGGCGGGACATGTGGCTCAACGAGGGCTTCGCGACGTACGCGGAGTGGCTGTGGGAGGAGGACCACGGCGGGGACAGTGCGCAGGAGACGTTCGACGCGCTCTACTCCGGCGAGTACTTCGATACGGAGGCGGCCGGGCAGGAGATCTGGGAGTTCCCGCCGGCGGACCCGCCGAGCGCCGCGCGGATCTCCGACCCGCCCGTGTACTGGCGGGGGGCGATGGCGCTGCAGAAGGTGCGGCAGGCCGTCGGGGACGACCGGTTCTTCTCGATGCTCCGGGGGTGGGCGGCCGAGTATCGGTATGGCAACGCCGACACGGCCGACTTCACGGCGTACGTCGAGCAGCAGGCCCCGGGGGAGGACTTCGAGGGCATCTGGGAGGACTGGCTGTACGGGGAGGGGAAGCCGGAGGGGGCCTGA
- a CDS encoding pentapeptide repeat-containing protein, with the protein MARRAAGGTGVKGARRPEVRLPVLEPYEGRGLEPDGDYDGLDFRDADFTGQDGSGARFMDCALTGCALDETRLRHARVLDSALTGVRGVGTDLAEATLRDVELSDARLGGPQLHGAVLERVLIRGGKIDYLNLRTARLRDVVFEGCVLVEPDFGGARLERVEFVDCALKGADFHAATLTDVDLRGAASLEISRGLDRLSGAVISPAQLLDLAPVLAAQWGIRVEG; encoded by the coding sequence ATGGCGAGGAGAGCGGCGGGCGGTACGGGTGTGAAGGGCGCGCGGCGACCGGAGGTGCGGCTGCCGGTGCTGGAGCCGTACGAGGGTCGTGGGCTGGAGCCCGATGGGGACTATGACGGGCTGGACTTCCGGGACGCGGACTTCACCGGGCAGGACGGGTCGGGCGCTCGTTTCATGGACTGCGCCCTGACGGGCTGCGCGCTGGACGAGACCCGGCTGCGGCACGCCCGCGTCCTGGACTCGGCCCTCACCGGTGTCCGCGGCGTCGGCACCGACCTCGCCGAGGCGACCCTGCGCGACGTGGAGCTGAGCGATGCCCGGCTCGGCGGACCGCAGCTGCACGGGGCGGTGCTGGAGCGGGTGCTGATCCGCGGCGGCAAGATCGACTATCTGAACCTGCGCACGGCCCGGCTCAGAGACGTCGTCTTCGAGGGCTGCGTCCTGGTCGAGCCGGACTTCGGCGGGGCCCGGCTGGAGCGCGTGGAGTTCGTGGACTGCGCGCTGAAGGGCGCCGACTTCCACGCGGCGACCCTGACCGACGTCGACCTGCGGGGGGCCGCGTCGCTGGAGATCAGCCGGGGGCTGGACCGGTTGTCGGGGGCGGTGATCAGCCCGGCACAACTGCTGGACCTGGCACCGGTGCTGGCCGCGCAGTGGGGGATCCGCGTGGAGGGCTGA
- a CDS encoding FAD-dependent oxidoreductase gives MHRITVIGGGFAGLTAAITAAEAGAKVTVHEAHHTLGGRARTADGPYRTNEGPHALYNGGPHWAWLKQRDLIGPLAPLPPLEAARLRLRHQGVLRRTPPFPMLKLLRRAGRQAPVDVDFLTWATGIAGEEGARAAAHYSAVALFHHDPGSLSAAFVQERLRRATKLPPEAHYPRGGWASLIDRMAARAWNLGVRMETLSRVDELPTDTPVVVATSLDAARRLLGDDSLTWPGGRTALVDLAVRTRRGDAFAVSDLDAPGWLERFTAQDRSLAPEGEQLIQGQIPLAPHESKADGTARAEQLLDLGFPGWRERVTWRREAVANGRTGAVDLPGTSWRDRPAVDRGAGVYLAGDQVAAPGVLSEVSFNSALTAVSLALGRRELDLKQA, from the coding sequence ATGCACCGCATCACCGTCATCGGCGGCGGCTTCGCCGGACTGACCGCGGCCATCACCGCTGCCGAGGCGGGCGCCAAGGTCACCGTCCACGAGGCCCATCACACCCTCGGCGGCCGGGCGCGCACCGCCGACGGCCCCTACCGCACCAACGAGGGTCCGCACGCCCTCTACAACGGCGGCCCGCACTGGGCCTGGCTCAAGCAGCGCGACCTCATCGGCCCGCTCGCCCCGCTCCCGCCCCTGGAGGCCGCCCGGCTCCGGCTGCGGCACCAGGGCGTGCTGCGCCGCACCCCGCCGTTCCCGATGCTGAAGCTGCTGCGCCGGGCGGGCCGGCAGGCGCCCGTGGACGTGGACTTCCTGACCTGGGCGACGGGCATCGCGGGCGAGGAGGGGGCCCGGGCCGCCGCGCACTACTCGGCGGTCGCCCTGTTCCACCACGACCCCGGGTCACTGTCGGCCGCGTTCGTGCAGGAGCGGCTGCGCCGTGCCACCAAGCTGCCACCCGAGGCGCACTACCCGCGCGGCGGCTGGGCGAGCCTCATCGACCGGATGGCCGCTCGCGCCTGGAATCTGGGCGTCCGGATGGAGACGCTGTCCCGCGTCGACGAGCTGCCCACCGACACACCCGTCGTCGTCGCCACCTCCCTCGACGCCGCCCGCCGCCTGCTCGGGGACGACTCCCTGACCTGGCCCGGCGGCCGTACCGCCCTCGTCGACCTGGCCGTACGCACCCGGCGCGGGGACGCCTTCGCGGTCTCCGACCTGGACGCACCCGGCTGGCTGGAGCGGTTCACCGCCCAGGACCGCAGCCTCGCCCCGGAGGGCGAGCAGTTGATCCAGGGTCAGATCCCCCTCGCCCCGCACGAGTCCAAGGCCGACGGCACCGCCCGTGCCGAGCAGCTGCTCGACCTGGGCTTCCCGGGCTGGCGCGAGCGGGTCACCTGGCGGCGCGAGGCGGTGGCCAACGGCCGTACGGGCGCGGTCGATCTGCCCGGCACCAGCTGGCGCGACCGGCCGGCCGTGGACCGGGGCGCCGGCGTCTACCTCGCCGGCGACCAGGTCGCGGCCCCGGGTGTGCTGTCCGAGGTGTCCTTCAACAGCGCCCTGACGGCGGTCTCCCTGGCCCTCGGCCGGCGCGAGCTTGACCTCAAGCAAGCTTGA